In one window of Maribacter sp. BPC-D8 DNA:
- a CDS encoding head GIN domain-containing protein, producing MMLENRNQKIDFKGRGIGRKLFAMSAILVLLLSFISCDSENASDCFQETGDIIREEVLVAEFTSITAFENVALVIKQGDTQKVEIETGENLRNEVAAVVVDGRLLLTDTNECNYVRDYGTTVVYVTTPNLTSIRSSTGFPIQSDGVLTFESLSLLSESFTDPEAETTDGEFNLELDVTSLSITSNGISYFKLKGSAESFNISIAAGDSRVETQDLITQRVNVKHRGSNDLLVNPQESLTGILRGTGDLQSYNRPPTVAVEELYNGRLIFVE from the coding sequence ATGATGTTAGAAAATAGAAATCAGAAAATAGACTTTAAAGGAAGAGGTATTGGTAGAAAGCTTTTTGCCATGTCCGCCATTCTCGTCTTGTTACTATCGTTTATTTCTTGCGATTCGGAAAATGCTTCAGATTGTTTTCAAGAAACAGGTGATATCATAAGAGAAGAGGTTTTGGTTGCGGAATTCACTTCCATAACAGCTTTTGAAAATGTAGCCTTGGTCATTAAACAAGGAGATACACAAAAGGTAGAAATCGAAACAGGAGAAAATCTGCGCAATGAAGTAGCTGCTGTTGTTGTAGACGGTAGATTATTACTTACCGATACCAATGAATGTAATTATGTACGCGATTATGGAACCACAGTAGTTTATGTAACCACTCCTAATTTAACCAGTATTCGTAGTAGTACCGGTTTTCCTATTCAAAGTGATGGAGTGCTGACTTTTGAGAGTTTAAGCCTGCTATCGGAAAGTTTTACAGATCCAGAGGCAGAAACCACAGATGGTGAATTTAATTTAGAATTAGATGTTACCAGTTTAAGCATTACAAGTAACGGAATTTCTTATTTCAAGTTAAAAGGTAGCGCAGAAAGTTTCAATATTAGTATCGCTGCAGGTGACTCTAGAGTAGAAACTCAAGATTTGATAACTCAACGTGTAAATGTGAAGCATAGAGGTTCGAATGATTTATTGGTGAATCCGCAAGAGAGTTTAACCGGAATTTTGAGAGGTACGGGAGACTTGCAAAGTTATAACCGACCACCCACAGTTGCCGTTGAAGAATTGTATAACGGTCGTTTGATCTTTGTAGAATGA
- a CDS encoding prephenate dehydratase — translation MSLKIAIQGIKGSNHHQVAKDYFGDDIELVECLSFDALVDKLLSNEADQGVMAIENSIAGSIIPNYALVNHNNLNIIGEYYLNIHHNLMMLKGQKIEDITEVSSHPMALLQCKEYFRQYPHIKLVEDVDTAETAKRIQEQKLKHVAAIAPNVAAELYGLDIVANDIQTIQNNATRFIIVKTKNNVLPEADITKASLRFITDHKRGSLAAVLNVMSDCRLNLTKIQSLPVIETPWKYAFFVDVTFTDYADFTKAKSLLNIMAEDFKVLGEYKNVRQ, via the coding sequence ATGAGTTTAAAAATAGCCATACAGGGAATTAAAGGAAGTAACCATCATCAGGTAGCAAAAGATTATTTTGGTGATGATATCGAGTTGGTAGAATGTCTTTCTTTCGATGCTTTGGTTGACAAGTTATTGTCTAATGAAGCGGATCAAGGGGTTATGGCTATCGAGAATAGCATTGCGGGTTCGATAATACCGAATTACGCATTGGTGAATCATAATAACTTGAATATTATAGGTGAGTATTACTTAAATATCCATCATAATTTAATGATGTTGAAGGGGCAGAAAATTGAAGATATAACAGAGGTCAGTTCTCACCCAATGGCATTGTTGCAGTGTAAAGAATATTTTAGACAATATCCGCATATAAAACTGGTAGAAGATGTAGATACTGCCGAGACAGCAAAGCGCATACAAGAGCAAAAGTTAAAGCATGTAGCGGCTATTGCACCAAATGTTGCAGCAGAATTATATGGTTTGGACATCGTAGCGAACGACATACAGACGATACAAAATAACGCTACTCGTTTTATCATTGTAAAGACAAAAAACAATGTGTTGCCAGAGGCTGATATTACAAAGGCTTCACTAAGGTTCATAACCGACCATAAAAGGGGGAGTTTAGCAGCTGTGCTTAATGTTATGAGCGATTGTAGATTGAATTTGACAAAAATACAGTCGTTACCAGTAATTGAAACACCATGGAAATATGCATTTTTTGTGGATGTTACTTTTACTGATTATGCAGATTTTACTAAGGCTAAAAGTCTATTGAACATCATGGCAGAAGACTTTAAAGTTTTGGGTGAATATAAAAATGTAAGACAATGA
- the metF gene encoding methylenetetrahydrofolate reductase [NAD(P)H], with product MKVTDHITNAKGKTLFSFEIVPPVKGKNIQELYSNIDPLMEFKPPFIDVTTSREETIYVKKEGLLDRKTTRMRPGTVGICASIQHKYDVDTVPHVICGGFTKEETEYMLVDCHYLGIQNVMALRGDARSEQKYFEATDGGHPFAIDLVRQIQNLNCGKYLHETIESEHCSEFCIGVAGYPEKHLESPSLQSDLKRLKEKVDAGADYVVTQMFFDNKKYFEFVEAAKSIGITVPIIPGIKPIAVKRHMQLLPQVFRIDMPQELIEAVDGCATNKDVRKVGIEWAIQQSKELKAAGVPVLHYYSMGKSDNIKAIAEALF from the coding sequence ATGAAAGTAACAGACCATATCACCAACGCAAAAGGAAAGACACTTTTTTCATTTGAAATAGTACCACCAGTAAAGGGTAAGAATATTCAAGAGTTATATAGTAATATTGACCCGTTAATGGAATTTAAACCTCCGTTTATTGATGTGACTACATCGCGTGAAGAGACGATTTATGTAAAAAAAGAAGGTCTGTTAGACAGAAAAACTACACGTATGAGACCTGGTACGGTAGGTATTTGTGCTTCTATTCAACATAAGTATGATGTTGATACGGTGCCGCATGTAATTTGTGGCGGATTCACTAAAGAAGAAACAGAATACATGTTGGTTGATTGCCACTATTTGGGCATACAAAATGTGATGGCTTTACGTGGTGATGCCCGTAGCGAACAGAAATATTTTGAAGCTACCGATGGCGGACATCCTTTTGCGATTGACTTGGTAAGACAGATTCAAAATTTGAATTGTGGGAAGTATTTGCATGAAACCATAGAAAGCGAACACTGCAGTGAATTCTGTATTGGCGTCGCTGGTTACCCAGAAAAACACTTAGAATCACCTTCATTACAATCAGATTTAAAACGATTGAAAGAAAAAGTAGATGCGGGCGCAGATTATGTAGTAACGCAAATGTTTTTCGATAATAAAAAGTATTTTGAGTTTGTAGAAGCTGCAAAAAGTATTGGAATTACGGTACCAATTATTCCGGGTATCAAGCCAATTGCAGTGAAAAGGCATATGCAATTATTGCCACAGGTATTTAGAATTGATATGCCACAAGAGTTAATTGAAGCAGTTGACGGTTGTGCTACAAATAAAGATGTACGTAAAGTAGGTATTGAATGGGCAATTCAACAATCTAAAGAGTTGAAAGCTGCTGGTGTGCCTGTGTTACACTACTATTCTATGGGGAAATCTGATAATATTAAGGCGATAGCAGAAGCACTTTTTTAG
- a CDS encoding acyloxyacyl hydrolase produces MNFKFLSILLISVSCCFAQESGEQRKYTLDASQFYGSIILHNPDISHLITSHPAGVILSYNRKTYGSEEWEELYNYPDFGYSFIYQNSNNSTLGDNYGLYAHYNFYLFKRNVQLRVGQGVSYATNPYDKETNFRNNAYGSDVLSSTYLMFNYHKENIIKGLGFKAGVSIIHYSNANFRAPNTSTNTLAFNAGVVYDLDGGKEIEYIHREKEKVTEPLRYNFALRTGVNESDVIDSGQYGFVVLSAYADKRVGRKSALQFGVDAYFSNFLKELIRYQSIAFPENGVAADDDYKRVGVFAGHELFINRTSVVSQFGYYVYYPFDFEGRTYLRVGLKRYFGDKIYGAVTLKSHGAKAEAVEFGIGIRL; encoded by the coding sequence ATGAATTTTAAGTTTTTATCCATTTTACTGATTTCAGTAAGTTGTTGTTTCGCACAAGAATCTGGTGAGCAAAGAAAGTATACACTTGATGCTAGTCAGTTCTACGGGTCTATAATTTTGCATAATCCAGATATATCGCATTTGATTACATCGCATCCTGCGGGCGTGATTTTGAGTTATAATCGAAAAACCTATGGTTCTGAAGAATGGGAAGAGTTATATAACTATCCTGATTTCGGGTATTCTTTCATTTATCAGAATTCGAATAATAGCACACTAGGTGATAATTACGGATTGTACGCTCATTATAACTTCTATCTTTTTAAGAGAAATGTACAGCTTCGTGTTGGACAGGGTGTCTCTTATGCAACGAATCCGTATGACAAGGAAACTAATTTTAGAAATAATGCCTACGGTTCTGATGTGTTGAGTTCTACGTATTTAATGTTCAATTACCACAAAGAAAATATTATAAAAGGCTTAGGGTTTAAGGCAGGTGTTTCTATAATACATTATTCAAATGCCAACTTTAGAGCACCCAATACCTCAACCAATACATTGGCTTTTAATGCAGGTGTTGTCTATGATTTAGATGGAGGTAAAGAAATAGAATATATACATCGCGAAAAAGAAAAAGTGACTGAGCCGTTGCGTTACAATTTTGCTTTAAGAACAGGTGTAAATGAGAGTGATGTCATTGATTCTGGTCAGTATGGTTTTGTTGTACTTTCTGCCTATGCTGATAAAAGAGTAGGTCGAAAAAGTGCATTACAATTTGGGGTAGATGCGTATTTTTCGAATTTTTTAAAAGAGTTGATTAGATATCAAAGTATTGCTTTTCCAGAAAACGGAGTCGCTGCAGATGACGATTATAAAAGAGTGGGTGTTTTTGCTGGGCATGAGTTGTTCATAAATCGAACGTCGGTAGTTTCGCAGTTCGGATATTATGTGTATTATCCTTTTGATTTTGAGGGGCGAACTTATTTACGTGTGGGGCTGAAGCGTTATTTTGGAGATAAAATATATGGTGCTGTTACCTTAAAATCTCACGGTGCAAAAGCAGAGGCTGTAGAATTCGGAATAGGAATAAGATTGTAG
- a CDS encoding serine hydrolase domain-containing protein, with product MNPILKYLKNVFAAKRVLADDSQLIGLVKADYLLQELIKHDKAPGIAITVLKDGKTIFQKGYGYADLEQKQFIDPRKSICRVASVSKPIAATALAYMVQDGLIDLDESFYTYLPDYPKKEWDFTIRQLASHTAGIRVYKGKEYGLNEPLSIKEGLDIFKNDPLVYEPGTEYLYTSFDWVMISAAMQEASGIPFEEYVQEKVLNPLGMLNTYCPECHYESGSQNSNQKLDGPEVNDISTSEVQNQIATFYTKGISGFRKAILVDNFYKLAGGGYLSTSEDIAKFGQAFLDKKVDIEQTLLNQFLTAQQVSGNSTYYGLGWQVSEDAKGRKFFGHVGNGVGGYANFFVYPKEQLVFSILVNCTDPKIQTELDAVINGFFDEVDS from the coding sequence ATGAACCCGATACTCAAATATCTAAAAAACGTATTTGCTGCTAAACGCGTTCTGGCAGATGACAGTCAGTTAATTGGATTGGTAAAAGCAGATTATTTACTTCAAGAATTAATTAAACACGATAAAGCTCCCGGTATTGCAATTACCGTTTTAAAAGATGGGAAAACTATCTTTCAAAAAGGATACGGTTATGCCGATTTGGAACAAAAACAATTCATTGATCCAAGAAAATCTATTTGCAGAGTAGCTAGTGTTTCGAAACCTATCGCTGCGACAGCATTGGCTTATATGGTGCAAGATGGTCTTATAGATTTAGATGAATCTTTCTACACATATTTGCCAGATTACCCCAAGAAAGAATGGGATTTTACCATTCGTCAATTAGCTAGTCACACAGCAGGTATTAGAGTGTATAAGGGCAAGGAATACGGATTGAATGAACCTTTGTCTATAAAAGAAGGTTTAGATATATTTAAAAATGACCCTTTGGTTTATGAACCGGGTACAGAGTATTTATATACTAGTTTTGATTGGGTAATGATTTCTGCGGCAATGCAAGAAGCAAGCGGAATTCCGTTTGAAGAATATGTACAAGAGAAAGTCCTAAATCCTTTAGGAATGTTGAATACCTATTGTCCCGAATGTCATTACGAGTCCGGCTCACAGAACAGTAATCAAAAACTTGATGGTCCTGAGGTAAATGATATTTCTACATCTGAAGTACAAAACCAGATTGCTACATTTTATACAAAGGGTATATCAGGATTTAGAAAGGCGATACTTGTCGATAATTTTTACAAATTAGCAGGTGGCGGTTACTTATCTACTTCCGAGGATATAGCAAAATTTGGACAAGCATTTTTAGATAAGAAAGTTGATATCGAACAAACCCTTTTGAATCAATTTTTAACTGCTCAGCAAGTTAGTGGAAATTCTACCTACTACGGATTAGGTTGGCAAGTTAGTGAAGATGCAAAAGGCAGAAAGTTCTTTGGACATGTTGGTAACGGAGTAGGAGGTTATGCTAATTTCTTTGTCTACCCTAAAGAGCAACTTGTTTTTTCAATTTTAGTAAACTGTACCGACCCTAAAATACAGACGGAATTAGATGCTGTAATCAATGGCTTTTTTGACGAGGTTGATTCTTAA